One Cololabis saira isolate AMF1-May2022 chromosome 12, fColSai1.1, whole genome shotgun sequence DNA window includes the following coding sequences:
- the zgc:195245 gene encoding protein FAM107B produces the protein MEGSGVKKKSGFGHQKKEIPAGHLPVYRNSAADCSGADVTQPRKLNGSSAEAPSYQNLHRELLLSHKRGLLLEEKPELKRVLEQRRLELHKEEEMARQGPSDLEMELRKRQQKLQEYEQEEIRQRENQEKIPEFVRVRDNLRRTQTFEQP, from the exons ATGGAGGGTTCAGGTGTCAAAAAA AAATCAGGATTTGGACATCAAAAAAAAG AGATTCCTGCTGGCCATCTGCCCGTGTATCGTAACTCTGCAGCAGATTGCAGCGGTGCTGACGTCACTCAACCGAGAAAGCTCAACGGTTCCTCAGCTGAGGCACCGAGCTACCAGAACCTGCACCGGGAGCTGTTGCTCAGCCATAAACG CGGCCTGCTGCTTGAGGAGAAACCTGAGCTGAAACGAGTGTTGGAGCAGCGTAGATTGGAGCTGCacaaggaggaggagatggCACGACAGGGGCCCTCAGATCTGGAGATGGAGCTCCGCAAGAGGCAGCAGAAGCTGCAAGAG TATGAGCAGGAGGAGATAAGACAGCGGGAGAACCAGGAGAAGATCCCCGAGTTTGTCCGTGTCAGGGACAACCTGAGGCGCACGCAGACATTTGAGCAGCCCTGA
- the inavaa gene encoding innate immunity activator protein, with product MTAIESKEEISDSDSGIILHSGPDSPTSPVKDLTTHTRALKMKHQSLEERLELCLLELRKLCIREAELTGTLPSDYPLMPDEKPPRVRRRIGASFKLDESLMRKDQQDSELQGLETDLALQRQIYEAVRKMSLEENLSKPQKKSRQQQCKREEKKVKDLQEAVFQHRIKSECNSPCVTMSSSQNKDLCMSDDSSLSDVVALDDDVDSLSPLSPPMSGTSFSEPIQLSEKTLQSPHQSSSQFSVKYERSPIQNSPWRESSLDQPYHKATKPPSSSRSRSSSPAGTQVSTENCRIPLTQFVRNSALRHNHSTSAPSTPELLVRRQYSQSFRLPKKKQSANVGRFIAEKSRGRAQLPQSRCTPDFNVHSTEYSPLIPCQSSSEDSSSEKSSSSYISSPGRDVPTEIPVLSPPPYGFHFGAQKQVVSGLSGQHKSTNQTPASPGQVKATVEDASPVAHSQQRGISSMRSILKPPPPYTRLVRTPSLKEYPNHAIRLMPREIVSEELKSWHQRNQSRPGCREKQGSLSIMSPTSPHLPTFNQGSGNVVLQRASDGTPLQWFVAEEAEIVSQV from the exons ATGACGGCCATCGAGAGTAAAGAGGAGATCAGCGACTCCGACAGTGGGATTATCCTGCACTCCG GTCCAGACAGCCCCACCTCCCCGGTGAAGGACCTGACCACCCACACCAGAGCCCTGAAGATGAAGCACCAGAGTCTGGAGGAGCGTCTGGAACTCTGCCTGCTGGAGCTGCGAAAGCTCTGCATCAGGGAGGCA GAGCTGACAGGAACACTGCCCTCAGATTACCCTCTGATGCCCGATGAAAAACCCCCCCGAGTGCGAAGGAGGATTGGAGCTTCATTCAAGCTGGACGAAAGTCTGATGCGTAAGGATCAACag GATTCAGAGTTGCAAGGACTAGAAACTGATTTGGCTCTCCAGCGGCAGATTTATGAGGCAGTCCGTAAGATGTCTCTTGAGGAAAACCTCAGtaaaccacagaagaagagcAGGCAGCAGCAGTGCAAGAGGGAGGAGAAGAAAGTGAAGGATTTGCAAGAGGCTGTTTTCCAGCACAGGATCAAGAGTGAGTGCAACTCGCCCTGTGTCACCATGTCAAGCAGCCAAAACAAAG ATCTGTGCATGTCTGATGACAGCTCTCTCTCTGATGTGGTGGCTCTGGATGATG ATGTAGACTCGCTCAGCCCTCTGTCACCTCCGATGTCGGGCACTTCCTTTTCAGAGCCCATCCAGCTGTCAGAGAAGACGCTGCAGTCGCCCCATCAGTCCTCAAGTCAGTTCAGTGTGAAGTACGAGCGCTCCCCGATCCAGAACTCTCCCTGGAGGGAGTCCAGCTTGGACCAGCCTTACCATAAGGCcacaaaacctccgtcttctaGCAGGAGCAGGTCCAG TAGTCCAGCGGGAACACAGGTCTCTACAGAAAACTGCAGGATTCCCCTCACTCAGTTTGTCAGGAACTCCGCGCTGCGTCACAACCACTCCACCAGTGCCCCCTCCACCCCAGAGCTGCTCGTGCGCCGACAGTACTCCCAGTCCTTCAG ACTTCCTAAGAAAAAGCAGTCGGCCAACGTGGGGCGCTTCATTGCGGAGAAAAGTCGTGGACGAGCCCAGCTGCCTCAGTCACGGTGCACGCCAGACTTCAATGTGCACTCTACAGAGTACTCCCCTCTGATTCCCTGCCAGTCCAGCTCCGAGGATAGCAGCTCTGAGAAATCCTCCTCCTCTTACATCAGCTCTCCTGGAAGAGATGTGCCCACTGAGATCCCCGTGTTGTCTCCCCCGCCGTACGGATTCCACTTTGGAGCACAGAAGCAAGTGGTTTCCGGCCTATCTGGTCAACACAAGAGCACCAACCAAACTCCGGCTAGTCCTGGCCAAGTCAAGGCCACGGTAGAGGACGCTTCTCCCGTGGCTCACAGCCAGCAAAGAGGAATATCCTCCATGAGGAGCATCCTTAAGCCCCCTCCACCTTACACGAGGCTGGTGCGGACGCCCTCGCTGAAGGAGTACCCAAACCACGCCATCAGGCTCATGCCCCGAGAGATTGTGTCAGAGGAGCTGAAGTCCTGGCATCAAAGGAATCAGTCACGGCCAGGCTGCAGGGAAAAGCAGGGCTCACTGAGCATCATGAGTCCCACTTCACCTCATCTGCCTACTTTTAATCAG gGTTCAGGCAACGTGGTCCTGCAGAGGGCGTCCGACGGGACTCCACTTCAGTGGTTCGTGGCTGAAGAAGCTGAAATCGTGAGCCAGGTGTAA